A single region of the Brassica rapa cultivar Chiifu-401-42 chromosome A03, CAAS_Brap_v3.01, whole genome shotgun sequence genome encodes:
- the LOC103861161 gene encoding uncharacterized protein LOC103861161: MCLNRRADPGYESGAWEFVRCVGADLRESELIICPCIDCRNVARHSASVIVDHLVTRGMDLSYKMREDWYHHGEVMSGTDSRSNGSEKRNEILGLYQAAAFVDEEFLRHGDLSEVAEGEDKAEDEFLAKLADAETPLYPSCANHSKLSAIVSLFRIKTQSGWSDRSFDLLLETLPQMLPEDNVLHTSLYEVKRFLRSFDMGYEKIHACVNDCCLFRKEFEKLDKCPKCNASRWKINLRTGDVKKGIPQKVLRYFPIIPRLKRMFRSEDMSKDLRWHFTNKSTDGKSRHPVDSVTWNQMNDRYPSFAAEERNLRLGLSTDGFNPFNMKNVNYSCWPVLLVIYNMSPEKCMKEENIMLSLLIPGPSQPGNNIDVYLEPLIEDLNHLWEKGESTYDAVNHTTFTLRAMLLWTIQDFPAYGNLAGCKVKGKMGCPVCGKNTDSMWLSNCRKHVYMSHRKGLPPTHPYRGKKAWFDGKAEHGKKGRILSGHNISHILRNYKNDFGNVKVIGRKRKINETVGSDSNTDDESSDSEEEEEAVDEEELSRWKKRSIFFKLPYWEDLPVRHNLDVMHVERNVAASLIATLLHCGKSKDGLNARKDLELLGIRKDLHPQPRGKRTYLPPAPWSLSSKEKKVFCKRLSDFRGPDGYCSNISRCVKLEESKISGLKSHDYHVLMQQLLPVAIRGLLPKGVRIAIGRLCAFFHHLCQRVIDVEKITVLETEIVETLCMFERFFPPSFFDIMMHLVVHLAREARLCGPVHFRWMYPFERYMKVLKDFVRNLARPEGCIAEAYLAEECVRFCSQFLKKTTSYEEKPDRNTEFESSSILEGRPISAATCRVLSEKDMKIIHLAVIQNMAIVEPYVDMHLQHLQDTNEKCRRDATTLWRLHSQKFASWLKDQIPISSENHDETLKWLAYGPRLSSRSFTGYIINGLRFHTILVDRQSQNSGVLYEATAMCRSSAKDTSQMVDLVTYYGRVLEILLIDYNTFYIPVFRCQWANIGNGVKVEDGFTLVNLNQSQMAFAADPYILASQAKQVFYSRIDESSSWYVAMRGPTRRYREEDAEDGHADVGPMPAVVAMDADDLVDESRNARADCEGIYV; encoded by the exons ATGTGTCTAAACCGAAGAGCTGATCCTGGTTATGAGAGTGGTGCGTGGGAATTTGTGAGGTGTGTTGGTGCAGATTTGCGAGAGTCTGAGTTGATCATTTGCCCATGTATTGATTGTCGCAACGTAGCTCGTCACTCAGCCAGTGTTATTGTGGATCATCTAGTAACAAGAGGAATGGATTTGAGTTACAAGATGAGGGAGGATTGGTATCACCATGGAGAAGTAATGTCAGGGACTGACAGTAGAAGCAATGGAAGTGAGAAGAGGAATGAGATTTTAGGGTTATACCAAGCAGCTGCCTTTGTTGATGAAGAGTTTCTTAGGCATGGTGACTTAAGTGAGGTTGCTGAAGGTGAAGATAAGGCAGAAGATGAGTTTCTTGCTAAGCTAGCCGATGCAGAAACACCTCTGTATCCAAGTTGTGCTAACCACAGCAAGCTCTCTGCAATTGTTTCACTCTTTAGGATAAAGACACAGAGTGGTTGGTCTGATAGAAGCTTCGATCTGCTGCTTGAGACTTTGCCACAGATGCTACCCGAGGATAATGTCTTGCACACGTCCTTGTACGAAGTGAAGAGGTTTTTGAGATCTTTTGATATGGGTTATGAGAAGATACACGCCTGTGTGAATGACTGCTGTCTATTCAGAAAGGAGTTTGAGAAGCTAGACAAATGTCCGAAATGCAATGCTTCAAGATGGAAGATTAACTTGCGCACAGGTGATGTGAAGAAAGGTATTCCACAGAAAGTTCTAAGGTATTTTCCCATAATCCCACGGCTGAAGAGGATGTTCAGGTCAGAGGACATGTCAAAGGACTTGAGGTGGCATTTTACTAATAAGAGCACTGATGGAAAAAGCAGACATCCGGTTGATTCTGTTACTTGGAATCAAATGAATGACAGATACCCTTCATTTGCCGCTGAAGAAAGAAATCTTCGGCTTGGGCTGTCCACAGATGGGTTCAATCCTTTCAACATGAAGAATGTGAACTACAGCTGTTGGCCTGTTTTGCTTGTCATTTACAACATGTCACCTGAAAAGTGTATGAAGGAGGAGAACATCATGTTGTCGTTGCTGATTCCTGGTCCAAGCCAACCTGGTAACAATATTGATGTGTACTTAGAACCGCTTATAGAGGATCTAAACCACCTGTGGGAAAAAGGAGAGTCAACGTATGATGCAGTCAACCACACCACTTTCACATTAAGAGCTATGCTTCTCTGGACTATTCaggattttccagcatatgggaATCTTGCAGGCTGCAAAGTAAAGGGCAAAATGGGTTGTCCTGTGTGTGGAAAAAACACAGACAGTATGTGGTTGAGTAACTGCAGGAAGCACGTTTATATGTCCCATCGGAAAGGTCTTCCTCCCACACATCCTTATAGAGGAAAGAAAGCATGGTTTGATGGGAAAGCAGAGCATGGGAAAAAGGGTAGAATTCTGAGTGGTCATAACATAAGCCATATACTTAGAAATTACAAGAATGATTTTGGAAATGTGAAAGTAATTGGTAGGAAGAGGAAGATTAATGAGACGGTTGGATCAGACTCCAATACGGATGATGAATCCAGTGAttcagaggaagaggaagaagcagTTGATGAGGAAGAGCTATCTAGATGGAAGAAGCGGTCAATCTTTTTCAAGTTGCCTTATTGGGAA GATCTACCAGTTAGACACAACTTAGACGTTATGCATGTGGAAAGAAATGTTGCTGCAAGCCTTATAGCTACATTGTTGCATTGTGGAAAATCAAAAGACGGTCTTAACGCGAGAAAAGATCTGGAACTGCTGGGTATTAGGAAGGATTTACATCCTCAACCCCGTGGGAAAAGAACATACCTTCCTCCCGCTCCTTGGTCTCTGTCCAGCAAAGAGAAGAAAGTATTCTGCAAGCGGCTATCGGACTTCAGAGGTCCGGATGGTTATTGCTCAAATATATCAAGGTGTGTGAAGTTAGAAGAATCTAAGATATCAGGATTGAAATCACATGATTACCATGTCTTGATGCAACAGCTTCTCCCAGTTGCTATTAGAG GATTATTACCTAAAGGTGTTAGGATAGCTATTGGCCGCCTGTGTGCTTTCTTCCATCATCTCTGTCAGCGGGTAATCGATGTAGAGAAAATTACAGTATTGGAAACTGAAATTGTGGAAACCCTCTGCATGTTTGAGAGGTTTTTTCCTCCAAGTTTCTTCGATATAATGATGCATTTGGTAGTTCATCTAGCCAGGGAAGCTCGGTTATGTGGACCAGTTCATTTCCGATGGATGTACCCATTTGAGAGATACATGAAAGTGCTGAAAGACTTTGTAAGAAACCTTGCAAGACCAGAGGGTTGTATTGCTGAAGCGTATCTTGCAGAGGAATGTGTTAGGTTCTGCAGTCAGTTCTTGAAAAAAACAACAAGTTATGAGGAGAAACCTGATAGAAATACTGAGTTCGAGAGCAGCTCTATTCTTGAAGGCCGTCCAATATCTGCAGCCACTTGTCGTGTTCTTTCTGAGAAGGATATGAAGATTATACATCTTGCTGTGATTCAGAATATGGCAATCGTCGAACCTTATGTGGA CATGCACCTACAGCATCTACAGGACACTAATGAAAAATGTAGACGTGATGCAACAACATTATGGAGACTTCATTCACAAAAATTTGCTTCTTGGTTAAAAGACCAG aTACCTATTAGCTCAGAGAATCACGATGAGACACTGAAATGGCTGGCCTACGGTCCTCGTCTTAGCTCTAGGTCTTTCACTGGTTACATAATTAATGGTCTGCGGTTTCACACGATTTTAGTTGACAGGCAAAGTCAGAACAGTGGTGTTCTATATGAGGCAACAGCTATGTGTAGATCTAGTGCAAAAGACACTTCGCAGATGGTTGATTTGGTAACATACTATGGCAGAGTGTTGGAGATTCTGCTGATCGATTACAATACCTTTTACATTCCTGTATTTCGCTGTCAGTGGGCAAATATAGGTAACGGAGTGAAGGTTGAAGATGGCTTCACACTAGTCAACCTCAACCAAAGTCAAATGGCTTTTGCAGCTGATCCATACATCCTCGCCTCACAAGCAAAGCAAGTCTTTTACTCAAGAATAGATGAGTCATCTAGTTGGTATGTAGCTATGAGAGGTCCTACAAGAAGATACCGTGAGGAAGATGCTGAAGATGGACATGCAGATGTTGGTCCTATGCCAGCAGTAGTAGCCATGGATGCTGATGACTTGGTTGATGAATCTAGAAATGCTCGAGCTGACTGTGAAGGAATATATGTTTGA
- the LOC108871189 gene encoding uncharacterized protein LOC108871189, with protein sequence MGNRKNKRVKKQRTDVETEVAEDQFLEDITNREVSDEMEAEEHNQMRTEENEMEEEAEDLEENEMEEEANDDVQTQTDTATTSQRKRRRGPTKMKHIAKDPTERQHVDFTDMGDPCGPGSVLLSSYLGPLVREHVPVIIDNWRQVSEEIKTVLWKSIEMRFDMDEDFKKAAVFKQMGCLWRASKSRLVTSVRKAPTIKGRMSLQPNNVSTAEWRKFVKEKTSQAFKVVSDSYKERRQNQIPHTCGRKGMVRLREDLVKSSEDPSKVSRLRVWVKSRTKKDGTPVNVNAAEKIRKASEIELEGHADSTTTNPKNDMLSQILGPDQPGRLRAMGRGISMTKLNCLQVKDNYIAAMEQKHVSLQEQVNDLQKALRRMNNQGPATDVSENSYNKV encoded by the exons ATGGGGAATCGGAAGAACAAGCGTGTGAAGAAGCAAAGGACAGATGTAGAAACGGAGGTTGCGGAAGATCAATTCCTCGAAGATATAACAAACAGAGAAGTCTCAGATGAAATGGAGGCAGAAGAACATAATCAAATGAGGACAGAGGAGAATGAAATGGAGGAAGAAGCAGAGGACTTGGAGGAGAATGAAATGGAGGAAGAAGCAAATGATGATGTGCAGACTCAGACTGACACAGCTACTACATCACAGCGTAAAAGACGCCGAGGACCTACAAAGATGAAACACATTGCCAAGGATCCAACTGAAAGGCAACATGTCGACTTCACAGATATGGGGGATCCATGTGGTCCAGGTTCTGTACTGTtatcctcctacttgggtcccTTAGTTCGTGAACATGTTCCGGTGATCATTGATAACTGGAGACAAGTCAGTGAAGAAATCAAGACTGTGCTCTGGAAATCTATTGag ATGAGGTTTGACATGGACGAAGACTTTAAAAAGGCTGCTGTGTTTAAGCAGATGGGATGTTTGTGGAGAGCATCCAAATCACGTCTGGTAACATCTGTTAGAAAAGCTCCAACCATTAAAGGTAGGATGAGCTTGCAACCGAACAATGTTTCTACAGCTGAATGGCGTAAATTTGTCAAAGAGAAGACCAGTCAGGCCTTTAAGGTTGTCAGCGACTCTTACAAAGAAAGAAGACAGAATCAGATTCCTCACACCTGCGGCCGTAAGGGAATGGTGAGGCTGAGAGAAGATTTGGTAAAGTCAAGTGAAGATCCATCAAAAGTGTCGAGGCTCCGAGTTTGGGTGAAATCACGAACAAAGAAGGATGGTACTCCTGTCAATGTTAATGCAGCTGAAAAGATT AGAAAGGCATCAGAGATCGAACTTGAGGGTCATGCCGATTCAACGACAACAAATCCAAAGAACGATATGCTATCTCAGATACTGGGACCTGATCAACCTGGACGGTTGCGAGCGATGGGCAGAGGCATTAGCATGACCAAATTGAATTGTTTACAGGTTAAGGACAACTATATCGCTGCAATGGAACAAAAACATGTCTCTCTGCAGGAACAGGTTAATGATTTACAGAAGGCCCTTCGCCGAATGAATAATCAGGGTCCTGCAACTGATGTCAGTGAAAACTCCTATAACAAGGTATGA
- the LOC117132782 gene encoding uncharacterized protein LOC117132782 isoform X1: MFTMEDAVGEMIAWHSDHCIVATAGLIPEDNAPTSPFTSSVNKCKLMDYIQKEEVVALGRWQTKEPKSLVNGLPLGPNAVKVFVDEVLNPTAFIWRPTVGKTNMEDFLNCYVAWPANCVVFEPDITDSPRRQQSDSKAVSSSSKNQKSPLTPPAPKKPFTPASPLRRSERNKFKPNQKIQLLDLSGNKVIVAEGRWSSSNPEHLVHFQPLGLGACRVFVDVVKVKDASVWRTSSKIEYMEDALGSTLAWPEDKIITVRVLFIFLFFLTWKHSCINVNRRLCLTFQV, from the exons ATGTTTACTATGGAGGATGCAGTTGGCGAAATGATTGCATGGCATTCTGATCACTGTATTGTTGCAACAGCAGGTCTCATTCCAGAAGACAATGCTCCTACA AGCCCTTTCACAAGTTCAGTTAACAAATGCAAGCTCATGGACTATATACAGAAGGAGGAAGTGGTTGCTTTAGGCCGATGGCAGACTAAAGAACCAAAATCATTGGTGAATGGACTTCCTCTTGGTCCTAATGCAGTAAAAGTGTTTGTCGATGAGGTACTAAACCCAACGGCATTCATATGGAGGCCTACTGTAGGAAAGACAAATATGGAGGATTTTCTGAACTGTTATGTAGCATGGCCTGCAAATTGCGTTGTGTTTGAGCCGGATATAACAGATTCTCCACGTCGTCAACAATCAGATTCTAAAGCAGTGAGTTCATCTTCTAAGAATCAGAAGTCTCCATTAACTCCACCAGCTCCTAAGAAACCATTTACTCCTGCATCTCCTCTTCGCAGATCTGAG CGTAACAAATTCAAGCCAAATCAAAAAATCCAGCTGCTGGATCTGTCTGGAAACAAGGTGATCGTCGCTGAAGGACGTTGGTCTTCGAGTAATCCTGAGCATCTTGTCCACTTTCAGCCTTTGGGGCTTGGTGCTTGTAGAGTCTTTGTGGATGTTGTGAAGGTGAAAGATGCATCTGTGTGGAGGACTTCATCTAAGATTGAGTATATGGAAGATGCACTTGGAAGCACTCTTGCTTGGCCAGAGGATAAAATTATAACGGTGAGagttttgttcatttttttgttctttctcaCTTGGAAGCACTCTTGCATAAATGTGAACCGAAGGTTATGTCTTACTTTTCAGGTTTGA
- the LOC117132782 gene encoding uncharacterized protein LOC117132782 isoform X2, with the protein MFTMEDAVGEMIAWHSDHCIVATAGLIPEDNAPTSPFTSSVNKCKLMDYIQKEEVVALGRWQTKEPKSLVNGLPLGPNAVKVFVDEVLNPTAFIWRPTVGKTNMEDFLNCYVAWPANCVVFEPDITDSPRRQQSDSKAVSSSSKNQKSPLTPPAPKKPFTPASPLRRSERNKFKPNQKIQLLDLSGNKVIVAEGRWSSSNPEHLVHFQPLGLGACRVFVDVVKVKDASVWRTSSKIEYMEDALGSTLAWPEDKIITV; encoded by the exons ATGTTTACTATGGAGGATGCAGTTGGCGAAATGATTGCATGGCATTCTGATCACTGTATTGTTGCAACAGCAGGTCTCATTCCAGAAGACAATGCTCCTACA AGCCCTTTCACAAGTTCAGTTAACAAATGCAAGCTCATGGACTATATACAGAAGGAGGAAGTGGTTGCTTTAGGCCGATGGCAGACTAAAGAACCAAAATCATTGGTGAATGGACTTCCTCTTGGTCCTAATGCAGTAAAAGTGTTTGTCGATGAGGTACTAAACCCAACGGCATTCATATGGAGGCCTACTGTAGGAAAGACAAATATGGAGGATTTTCTGAACTGTTATGTAGCATGGCCTGCAAATTGCGTTGTGTTTGAGCCGGATATAACAGATTCTCCACGTCGTCAACAATCAGATTCTAAAGCAGTGAGTTCATCTTCTAAGAATCAGAAGTCTCCATTAACTCCACCAGCTCCTAAGAAACCATTTACTCCTGCATCTCCTCTTCGCAGATCTGAG CGTAACAAATTCAAGCCAAATCAAAAAATCCAGCTGCTGGATCTGTCTGGAAACAAGGTGATCGTCGCTGAAGGACGTTGGTCTTCGAGTAATCCTGAGCATCTTGTCCACTTTCAGCCTTTGGGGCTTGGTGCTTGTAGAGTCTTTGTGGATGTTGTGAAGGTGAAAGATGCATCTGTGTGGAGGACTTCATCTAAGATTGAGTATATGGAAGATGCACTTGGAAGCACTCTTGCTTGGCCAGAGGATAAAATTATAACG GTTTGA